The proteins below are encoded in one region of Dehalococcoidia bacterium:
- a CDS encoding MBL fold metallo-hydrolase, with translation MTDDLTSRLVTRVGDVEVWQVPELVLPTSVRWLLPDAERAAVDAAKEWLQPHFMDANGYLLQSIHTYLLKTPDAVVLIDTGVGNQKRRGGGIPAFDMLDTPFLERLRAAGVSREDVDLVLCTHMHTDHVGWDAYLDGDEWRPTFPRARHLFARPEYDHFAATTQAAAPTQQLWQDSIEPVVKAGLVDVVEPDYQVAPGIRLEPSFGHTPGHVSVKVESAGQSAVFTGDAMHSPLQAALPHLRCALGGPEEPARHARLEILQRYAGTETLLFGAHFAFPCGGRLRREGDAFRIDALS, from the coding sequence ATGACGGATGACCTCACAAGCAGGTTGGTCACCAGGGTCGGTGACGTGGAGGTCTGGCAGGTGCCGGAGCTGGTGCTGCCGACCTCGGTGCGATGGCTGCTGCCGGACGCCGAGCGCGCCGCCGTCGATGCCGCGAAGGAGTGGCTGCAGCCTCACTTCATGGACGCAAACGGCTACCTGCTGCAGAGCATCCACACCTACCTTCTCAAGACGCCGGACGCAGTGGTCCTGATCGACACCGGCGTCGGGAACCAGAAGCGGCGCGGAGGCGGCATCCCCGCCTTCGACATGCTCGACACCCCCTTTCTCGAGCGCCTTCGCGCCGCCGGCGTCTCCCGGGAGGACGTCGACCTCGTCCTCTGCACTCACATGCACACCGACCACGTCGGCTGGGACGCTTACCTCGACGGCGACGAATGGCGGCCCACCTTCCCGCGCGCCCGCCACCTCTTCGCCCGTCCCGAGTACGACCACTTCGCGGCGACAACACAGGCCGCCGCCCCGACACAGCAGCTTTGGCAGGACAGCATCGAGCCGGTCGTGAAGGCCGGGCTGGTCGACGTGGTCGAGCCGGACTATCAGGTCGCGCCGGGCATAAGGCTGGAGCCGAGCTTCGGCCACACGCCCGGACACGTCTCCGTGAAGGTCGAATCTGCCGGGCAGAGCGCCGTCTTCACCGGCGACGCCATGCACAGCCCCCTGCAGGCGGCTCTACCCCATCTCCGCTGCGCCCTCGGCGGGCCGGAGGAGCCAGCGCGACACGCGAGACTCGAGATCCTGCAGCGCTACGCCGGGACGGAGACCCTGCTCTTTGGCGCGCATTTCGCCTTTCCCTGCGGCGGCCGCCTCAGGCGCGAGGGGGACGCCTTCCGCATCGATGCCCTGAGCTAA